In a single window of the Pontibacter russatus genome:
- a CDS encoding HD domain-containing protein — protein sequence MNKKKILNDPVYGFITVPSDLIFDIINHPYFQRLRRIKQLGLTEMVYPGALHTRFHHALGAMHLMDTALHTLKSKNNEINEKEFEASLIAILLHDIGHGPFSHALETAIFKNVHHEDLSLHIMHMLNEAFGGRLGLAISIFTDTYERRFFHQLVSSQLDVDRLDYLNRDSFYTGVYEGKIGADRIIKMLDVANDQLVVEEKAIYSIENFLVSRRLMYWQVYLHKTVISAENMVLRAVQRARELLQQGVEVPASPCLRFFLASDLTMYDFERDGTILERFVSLDDHDIWGGIKLWAAHPDKVLSFLANSILNRRLFKVIISSKPIEQDMLLGISELVQERFGVSEEEVKYLMISGKIGNNAYDVEGQTINMLTKTGYVVDVAEASDLPSIRALSTKVEKFYVCYPKEVAAL from the coding sequence GTGAACAAAAAAAAGATACTCAACGACCCCGTCTACGGCTTCATCACCGTGCCCTCCGACCTTATCTTCGACATCATCAACCACCCCTACTTCCAGCGCCTGCGCCGCATCAAGCAGCTGGGGCTCACGGAGATGGTGTACCCGGGGGCGCTCCACACGCGTTTTCACCACGCGCTGGGCGCCATGCACCTGATGGACACGGCCCTGCACACGCTGAAAAGCAAAAATAACGAAATAAACGAGAAAGAATTCGAGGCCTCGCTGATTGCCATCCTGCTGCACGACATCGGCCACGGCCCCTTCTCGCACGCCCTGGAGACGGCCATCTTCAAAAACGTACACCACGAGGACCTCTCGCTGCACATCATGCACATGCTCAATGAGGCGTTCGGCGGCAGACTGGGCCTGGCCATATCCATCTTCACCGACACCTACGAGCGCCGTTTCTTTCACCAGCTAGTGTCGAGCCAGCTGGACGTGGACCGCCTCGACTACCTGAACCGCGACAGCTTTTACACCGGCGTATATGAGGGCAAAATTGGCGCAGACCGTATTATCAAAATGCTGGACGTGGCCAACGACCAGCTGGTGGTGGAGGAGAAAGCCATCTACAGCATCGAGAATTTTCTGGTGAGCCGCCGCCTGATGTACTGGCAGGTGTATCTGCACAAAACCGTGATCAGCGCTGAGAACATGGTGCTGCGCGCGGTGCAGCGGGCGCGGGAGCTGCTGCAGCAGGGCGTGGAGGTGCCCGCCAGCCCCTGCCTCCGCTTCTTCCTGGCCTCCGACCTCACCATGTATGACTTTGAGCGCGACGGCACCATCCTGGAGCGTTTCGTGAGCCTGGACGACCACGATATATGGGGCGGCATCAAACTGTGGGCCGCGCACCCCGACAAGGTGCTGTCCTTCCTGGCAAACAGCATCCTGAACCGGAGGCTCTTCAAAGTGATTATATCCAGCAAGCCTATTGAACAGGATATGCTGCTGGGCATCAGCGAACTGGTGCAGGAGCGGTTCGGGGTAAGCGAGGAGGAAGTGAAGTACCTGATGATATCCGGCAAAATTGGCAACAACGCCTATGACGTGGAGGGCCAGACGATAAACATGCTCACCAAAACAGGCTATGTGGTGGATGTGGCCGAGGCCTCGGACCTGCCCAGCATCCGGGCCCTGAGCACAAAGGTGGAGAAATTTTACGTGTGTTACCCGAAAGAGGTGGCCGCGCTGTAG